From the genome of Streptomyces sp. NBC_00659, one region includes:
- a CDS encoding response regulator transcription factor: MSDTNEPVESGGSAAEASGAAASAGAAPGAGAEGGRRVRVVLVDDHRMFRTGVQAEIGETERTGVEVVGEAADVDQAVTVITATRPEVVLLDVHLPGGGGVEVLRRCAPLMSDAEQPVRFLALSVSDAAEDVIGVIRGGARGYVTKTITGTDLVDSVFRVQDGDAVFSPRLAGFVLDAFASTDAPPVDEDMDRLTQREREVLRLIARGYAYKEIAKQLFISVKTVESHVSAVLRKLQLSNRHELTRWATARRLV, translated from the coding sequence ATGAGCGACACGAACGAGCCTGTGGAGTCCGGCGGTTCGGCCGCGGAGGCCTCCGGTGCCGCCGCATCCGCGGGCGCCGCCCCCGGGGCCGGTGCCGAGGGCGGGCGCCGGGTGCGCGTGGTGCTCGTGGACGACCACCGCATGTTCCGTACGGGGGTCCAGGCCGAGATCGGGGAGACCGAGCGGACCGGCGTCGAAGTGGTCGGCGAGGCCGCGGACGTCGACCAGGCGGTCACGGTCATCACGGCCACCCGCCCCGAGGTCGTCCTCCTCGACGTCCACCTTCCCGGCGGCGGCGGTGTCGAAGTGCTGCGCCGCTGCGCCCCGTTGATGTCCGACGCCGAGCAGCCGGTCCGTTTCCTCGCGCTGTCCGTGTCGGACGCCGCGGAGGACGTGATCGGCGTGATCCGCGGCGGTGCCCGGGGGTACGTCACCAAGACGATCACCGGCACGGATCTCGTGGACTCCGTCTTCCGCGTCCAGGACGGTGACGCGGTCTTCTCCCCGCGCCTCGCCGGATTCGTCCTCGACGCCTTCGCCTCCACCGACGCCCCGCCCGTCGACGAGGACATGGACCGCCTCACCCAGCGCGAACGCGAGGTCCTGCGGCTCATCGCCCGGGGGTACGCGTACAAGGAGATCGCCAAGCAGCTCTTCATCTCCGTCAAGACGGTCGAGTCGCATGTCTCCGCGGTCCTGCGCAAACTCCAGCTCTCGAACCGGCATGAGCTGACCCGCTGGGCTACGGCGCGACGACTGGTCTGA
- a CDS encoding C40 family peptidase: MAAHRKARQRSVGGNTARTAVTIALAGAATATGFDGVGHADPQLSPAQVKTQVDKLYEEAEAATEKYNGAKEKAGQAEANLSKLRDEAARREDRLNSAREALGSMAAAQYRSGGLDPVVQLALSDRPDQYLEGAALAERVGTRQSAEIAGVRKQLRELEQLRGAAHIELAALKSRQTELKQHKKTVNEKLVAARRLLDRLTPQQRTQYAERGGTGDQQHASRDASRDPAPVAASGASGTSGAAGAGSVAAPNSRAAAAVAYAYTKLGSPYVWGATGPDAFDCSGLTQAAYRSAGVSLPRTTYSQINAGQRVAQSELQPGDLVFFYSGITHVGLYIGNGQMIHAPNPSAPVRVAPITEMPFAGATRVA; encoded by the coding sequence GTGGCAGCGCACCGCAAGGCCAGACAGCGCTCGGTCGGCGGCAACACGGCCCGCACAGCAGTCACCATCGCCCTCGCGGGCGCGGCGACGGCCACCGGCTTCGACGGGGTCGGCCACGCCGACCCCCAGCTGTCCCCGGCGCAGGTGAAGACCCAGGTCGACAAGCTGTACGAGGAGGCGGAGGCCGCCACAGAGAAGTACAACGGCGCAAAGGAGAAGGCAGGCCAGGCGGAGGCGAACCTGAGCAAGCTCCGCGACGAGGCGGCCCGCCGGGAGGACCGGCTCAACTCGGCCCGGGAAGCGCTGGGTTCGATGGCCGCGGCGCAGTACCGCAGCGGTGGGCTCGACCCCGTGGTGCAACTCGCGCTCTCCGACCGCCCCGACCAGTATCTGGAGGGGGCCGCGCTCGCCGAGCGGGTCGGCACCCGGCAGTCGGCAGAGATCGCCGGGGTGCGCAAACAGCTCCGTGAGCTCGAGCAGTTGCGTGGGGCGGCGCACATCGAACTGGCGGCCCTCAAGTCGCGGCAGACCGAGCTGAAGCAGCACAAGAAGACCGTCAACGAGAAGCTCGTCGCGGCCCGTCGACTGCTCGACCGCCTCACTCCCCAGCAGCGCACGCAGTACGCGGAGCGAGGCGGCACGGGTGACCAGCAGCATGCCTCGCGCGACGCGTCCCGCGATCCGGCCCCCGTCGCGGCGTCGGGGGCCTCCGGCACGTCCGGTGCCGCCGGAGCGGGCAGCGTGGCGGCGCCCAACTCCCGGGCGGCGGCCGCCGTCGCCTACGCGTACACGAAACTCGGCAGCCCCTACGTGTGGGGCGCCACCGGCCCCGACGCCTTCGACTGTTCCGGGCTCACCCAGGCCGCGTACCGTTCGGCGGGCGTCTCCCTGCCCCGCACGACCTACTCCCAGATCAACGCCGGCCAGCGGGTGGCCCAGTCCGAACTCCAGCCCGGCGACCTGGTGTTCTTCTACTCGGGCATCACCCACGTGGGCCTCTACATCGGCAACGGCCAGATGATCCACGCGCCGAATCCTTCGGCGCCGGTGCGGGTGGCCCCGATCACGGAGATGCCCTTCGCGGGGGCCACCCGGGTCGCGTGA
- a CDS encoding DoxX family protein — protein sequence MTHGMRTDTHTRYPGERRDWRETATHYALLPLRIFLGVTFIYAGLDKLTDSAFMKASGSGSIGDMMRTVRDSSAIPALVDLSLKNPVGFGYAIAFGELAVGIGTLIGLLARLAAFGGALISLSLWLTVSWASDPYYFGNDLPYLFCWTPLVLAGASYWSLDAVIRRRRRPQSGY from the coding sequence ATGACTCACGGTATGCGGACGGATACTCACACCCGGTATCCGGGGGAGCGGCGGGACTGGCGGGAGACCGCGACCCACTACGCCCTGTTGCCGCTGCGGATCTTCCTGGGCGTCACCTTCATCTACGCGGGCCTCGACAAACTGACGGACAGCGCCTTCATGAAGGCCTCCGGATCGGGCTCGATCGGCGACATGATGCGCACGGTGCGTGACTCCTCCGCCATACCGGCCCTCGTCGACCTGTCCCTGAAGAACCCCGTCGGCTTCGGCTATGCCATCGCGTTCGGTGAGCTGGCCGTCGGCATAGGCACCCTGATCGGACTGCTGGCCCGCCTCGCCGCGTTCGGCGGCGCGCTCATCTCGCTCAGCCTGTGGCTGACCGTGAGCTGGGCCTCCGACCCGTACTACTTCGGCAACGACCTCCCGTACCTGTTCTGCTGGACACCCCTCGTACTGGCCGGGGCGTCCTACTGGTCACTGGACGCCGTGATCAGGCGCCGACGCCGGCCACAGTCCGGCTACTGA
- a CDS encoding DUF4429 domain-containing protein — protein MAEIIQRDGTWAFDGSTVRITPGLHRTVPLFRQTYGEIAVPLEAVSGVVHEPERKRGRLRLRLREGADPLLQATGGRLPEAADPYNLSVGRDRSGVAAYVAEEIRRALLLDQVPKEAATTYLLTGPPVPVSVRSSDGTVSFDGTRVRIDWADTSDRGKRATGPRIIDLGDLVRVEWLPNSGYGDGFLRFVTGEAVLSELPPEKDPYALDLWGSTRRDLLTALVATAVTARLPHPSTRTGAYTERPRPKPVVPVVPAVPAPSDHHDVLLRRLRELGELHRDGVLTDEEFALTKAAVLRGFRP, from the coding sequence ATGGCCGAGATCATCCAGCGCGACGGAACCTGGGCCTTCGACGGCAGCACGGTCAGGATCACGCCGGGACTGCACCGAACCGTACCGCTGTTCCGGCAGACGTACGGGGAGATCGCCGTTCCTCTGGAGGCGGTGTCGGGTGTCGTCCACGAACCCGAACGCAAGCGCGGCCGCCTTCGGTTGCGGCTGCGCGAGGGCGCCGACCCGCTGCTCCAGGCGACCGGGGGCCGGCTGCCCGAGGCGGCGGACCCCTACAACCTGTCGGTCGGCAGGGACCGTTCCGGAGTGGCCGCGTACGTGGCCGAGGAGATCCGCCGCGCGCTGCTCCTGGACCAGGTCCCCAAGGAAGCGGCGACGACGTATCTGCTCACGGGGCCGCCCGTCCCGGTGTCCGTCCGGTCCAGCGACGGCACGGTCTCCTTCGACGGGACGCGGGTACGCATCGACTGGGCGGACACCTCGGACCGGGGCAAGCGGGCGACGGGGCCCCGGATCATCGACCTGGGCGACCTCGTGCGGGTCGAATGGCTGCCCAACTCCGGTTACGGGGACGGTTTCCTGCGTTTCGTGACGGGCGAGGCGGTCCTCTCCGAACTGCCGCCCGAGAAGGACCCGTACGCCCTCGACCTGTGGGGCAGCACCCGCCGCGACCTGCTCACCGCGCTGGTCGCCACCGCGGTCACGGCCCGGCTGCCGCATCCCTCCACCCGCACCGGGGCGTATACGGAGCGGCCCCGGCCGAAGCCAGTGGTGCCAGTGGTGCCGGCGGTGCCGGCGCCGTCCGACCATCACGACGTACTGCTGCGCCGGCTGCGGGAGTTGGGCGAGCTGCACCGCGACGGCGTCCTGACGGACGAGGAGTTCGCCCTGACGAAGGCGGCCGTCCTGCGGGGTTTCCGGCCCTGA
- a CDS encoding class II aldolase/adducin family protein, which yields MHGPTPPLPRPTDQLRFAMPPMHESTDDERRHRKERLAGALRLFGRLGFEDGVSGHITARDPEYSDCFWVNPFGMPFKHVTVGDLVMVNGEGQVIEGRYHVNQAAFTVHSQVHAARPDVVAVAHCHSVHGRALAALGDLLDPITQESCAFYEDHALYDAYTGVNVDAEEGRRIASALGSRKALVLRNHGLLTVGDSVDAAAWWFLSMERSSQVQLTAKAAGRPLLIDHKQAVATREQLGGDLVAWINYQPLWQDISRSEPDLLS from the coding sequence ATGCACGGGCCCACTCCGCCGCTGCCCCGCCCCACCGACCAGCTCCGCTTCGCCATGCCGCCGATGCACGAGTCGACGGACGACGAACGGCGGCACCGCAAGGAGCGGCTGGCCGGCGCGCTGCGGCTGTTCGGACGGCTCGGCTTCGAGGACGGCGTCTCGGGACACATCACGGCACGCGACCCGGAGTACAGCGACTGCTTCTGGGTCAATCCGTTCGGCATGCCGTTCAAGCACGTCACCGTCGGCGACCTGGTCATGGTCAACGGGGAGGGCCAGGTGATCGAGGGCCGCTACCACGTGAACCAGGCCGCGTTCACCGTGCACTCCCAGGTCCACGCGGCCCGCCCCGACGTCGTCGCCGTCGCCCACTGCCACTCCGTGCACGGCCGCGCCCTCGCCGCCCTCGGCGACCTGCTCGACCCGATCACCCAGGAGAGCTGTGCCTTCTACGAGGACCACGCTCTGTACGACGCCTACACCGGGGTCAATGTCGACGCCGAGGAAGGCCGCAGGATCGCGTCCGCGCTGGGCAGCCGCAAGGCGCTGGTGCTGCGCAACCACGGGCTGCTGACCGTCGGGGACTCGGTGGACGCGGCGGCTTGGTGGTTCCTGTCCATGGAGCGGTCGAGCCAGGTCCAGCTCACCGCGAAGGCCGCGGGCCGGCCCCTCCTCATCGACCACAAGCAGGCGGTCGCCACCCGCGAACAGCTCGGCGGCGACCTGGTGGCGTGGATCAACTACCAGCCGTTGTGGCAGGACATCAGCCGCAGCGAACCCGATCTTCTCAGCTAG
- a CDS encoding chorismate mutase, which yields MADVLDKTGARTDEAADVITGARERIDALDDRIIGLVQERMAVSAVIQEARITSGGRRVNLSREMEILGHYRDALGKPGTSLAMTLLELCRGRI from the coding sequence ATGGCCGACGTACTCGACAAGACCGGCGCCCGCACCGACGAGGCCGCCGATGTGATCACCGGTGCCCGTGAGCGCATCGACGCCCTGGACGACCGGATCATCGGTCTCGTGCAGGAACGGATGGCCGTATCGGCCGTGATCCAGGAGGCCCGGATCACGTCCGGCGGCCGCCGGGTGAACCTCTCCCGCGAGATGGAGATCCTCGGCCACTACCGGGACGCGCTCGGCAAGCCCGGCACCTCGCTGGCCATGACCCTGCTCGAACTGTGCCGCGGCCGGATCTGA
- a CDS encoding ATP-binding protein, with product MLRYAGRVTIDGMPEAAAMPADDPRPPRKLYRSSDGRWLGGVARGLAGHLGLPVVWVRLVFVGLFMADGLGALLYAAFWFFVPLGVGGVGSGRTPAFTTETSPDGRRRLVARKPDKGQIVALLLMVVVAMVFVGNVNLGGGTKAYLWPTVLVGAGVALVWRQADNARRARWAEVGRRRRTLSLLRSAAGVLLVTAGVSGIFVLQGSAAHLGSVLQAALAVLVGIALLAGPYLIRMTQDLSEERLMRIRAQERAEVAAHVHDSVLHTLTLIQRNAENANEVRRLARAQERDLRAWLHKPDGSGKDEDEEPATLAEAVRGHAAEIEDKHGVPIEVVVVGDCPLDDRLTAQMQAAREAMVNAAKYGGEGGAVQVYAEVEGRTVFVSVRDRGPGFDLDAIPADRMGVRESIIGRMERNGGTARLRAVPDGGTEVELEMERVEKTS from the coding sequence ATGCTCCGGTACGCCGGGCGTGTGACGATCGATGGCATGCCGGAAGCCGCAGCCATGCCCGCCGACGACCCGCGGCCCCCGCGCAAGCTCTACCGAAGCAGCGACGGACGCTGGCTCGGGGGCGTCGCGCGAGGGCTCGCCGGGCATCTCGGGCTGCCCGTGGTCTGGGTGCGGCTGGTGTTCGTCGGACTGTTCATGGCGGACGGGCTGGGCGCGCTCCTGTATGCCGCGTTCTGGTTCTTCGTGCCCCTCGGCGTCGGCGGCGTCGGCTCCGGCCGCACGCCGGCGTTCACCACCGAGACCTCGCCCGACGGCCGCCGCAGACTGGTGGCCCGCAAGCCGGACAAGGGCCAGATCGTCGCGCTTCTCCTCATGGTCGTCGTGGCCATGGTCTTCGTCGGCAACGTGAATCTCGGCGGCGGTACGAAGGCGTATCTGTGGCCGACGGTCCTCGTCGGCGCGGGAGTCGCCCTGGTCTGGCGCCAGGCGGACAACGCGCGCCGCGCCCGGTGGGCGGAGGTCGGCCGCCGTCGCCGTACGCTCTCGCTGCTGCGGTCCGCGGCGGGCGTGCTGCTCGTCACCGCCGGCGTCTCCGGGATCTTCGTCCTCCAGGGCTCCGCGGCCCACCTCGGCTCGGTGCTCCAGGCGGCGCTCGCGGTCCTCGTCGGCATCGCGCTGCTCGCCGGCCCCTATCTGATCCGGATGACCCAGGACCTCTCCGAGGAGCGCCTGATGCGCATCCGCGCGCAGGAGCGGGCCGAAGTCGCCGCCCACGTCCACGACTCGGTGCTGCACACCCTGACCCTGATCCAGCGCAACGCGGAGAACGCGAACGAGGTGCGGCGCCTCGCCCGCGCCCAGGAACGTGATCTGCGGGCCTGGCTCCACAAGCCGGACGGCAGCGGCAAGGACGAGGACGAGGAGCCCGCCACCCTCGCCGAGGCGGTCCGCGGCCACGCCGCCGAGATCGAGGACAAGCACGGCGTCCCCATCGAGGTCGTCGTCGTGGGCGACTGCCCGCTCGACGACCGGCTGACCGCGCAGATGCAGGCGGCGAGGGAAGCGATGGTGAACGCGGCCAAGTACGGTGGCGAGGGCGGCGCCGTGCAGGTCTACGCCGAAGTCGAGGGCAGGACGGTCTTCGTGTCCGTCCGCGACCGCGGCCCAGGCTTCGACCTCGACGCGATACCCGCCGACCGGATGGGCGTCAGAGAATCGATCATCGGCCGTATGGAACGCAACGGCGGCACGGCGCGACTGCGCGCGGTGCCGGACGGCGGCACGGAGGTCGAGCTGGAGATGGAGAGGGTGGAGAAAACGTCATGA
- a CDS encoding pyridoxamine 5'-phosphate oxidase family protein, whose translation MNWAALSTAEPDLAGTVEQRFGAFTHHVLATLRKDGSPRTSGIEVRFLDGELWLGMMPDSLKALDLRRDPRFALQTNPGAGTDMGGGDVRISGRAVEVGDGVPAKAAYVKEVEPPEPFHLFRTELTEVTRTYVEDDTYLVVQVWKPGAPVRTLKRT comes from the coding sequence ATGAACTGGGCAGCGCTCTCCACCGCCGAACCGGACCTCGCCGGCACCGTCGAACAGCGCTTCGGCGCCTTCACCCACCACGTCCTCGCGACCCTCCGCAAGGACGGCTCGCCCCGCACCTCCGGCATCGAGGTGCGCTTCCTGGACGGCGAGCTGTGGCTCGGCATGATGCCGGACTCCCTCAAGGCGCTCGACCTGCGCCGCGACCCGCGCTTCGCGCTCCAGACCAACCCCGGAGCGGGTACCGACATGGGCGGCGGCGACGTACGGATCAGCGGGCGGGCGGTCGAGGTGGGCGACGGCGTCCCCGCCAAGGCCGCGTACGTGAAAGAGGTGGAACCGCCGGAGCCGTTCCACCTCTTCCGCACCGAGCTGACGGAGGTCACACGGACCTATGTCGAGGACGACACGTATCTGGTCGTCCAGGTCTGGAAGCCCGGCGCGCCGGTGCGCACGCTCAAGCGGACCTGA
- a CDS encoding tellurite resistance/C4-dicarboxylate transporter family protein: MPDSTSLRARRAGWAATAGTAVMATGIISIGLHLTGHEALSRIALVLASLAWAGLAADFAVRLVGDRERWARRAGTPAGLDAVAATAVLGTRFSTLGWQELAEALLALSAVLWPVLLWAVLRRLRRRMPGEVFLVCVATQGLSVLASTIATAVGPDWLAHTALVLFWLGIGLYVLSFAYFDLGEVRKGAGDHWVAGGALGISALAGAGLVAAHHVDPYLWNNDDQGVLRDTTGALLVLDLACYFLLAVAEVVWPRPRYDVRRWATVFPMGMSAVATLAVAAALDIFWLKGPGQVLLWIAVAAWLATAAGAALAFRSTVRG; encoded by the coding sequence ATGCCGGACAGCACCTCGCTCCGCGCCCGGCGGGCGGGGTGGGCGGCCACCGCCGGAACCGCCGTCATGGCCACCGGCATCATCTCGATCGGGCTGCACCTGACCGGCCACGAGGCACTCTCCCGGATCGCGCTGGTCCTCGCGTCGCTCGCCTGGGCCGGGCTCGCCGCGGACTTCGCGGTCCGGCTGGTGGGCGACCGGGAGCGGTGGGCGCGACGGGCCGGTACACCCGCCGGGCTCGACGCGGTCGCGGCGACCGCCGTGCTCGGCACCCGGTTCTCCACACTGGGGTGGCAGGAGCTCGCCGAGGCCCTGCTCGCGCTGTCGGCCGTGCTCTGGCCGGTTCTGCTGTGGGCCGTCCTGCGGCGGCTGCGGCGCCGTATGCCGGGGGAGGTGTTCCTCGTTTGCGTGGCCACCCAGGGGCTCTCGGTCCTCGCGTCCACGATCGCCACCGCCGTGGGTCCGGACTGGCTCGCGCACACCGCGCTGGTGCTGTTCTGGCTGGGGATCGGGCTCTACGTGCTCTCGTTCGCGTACTTCGACCTGGGTGAGGTGAGGAAGGGCGCCGGGGACCACTGGGTCGCGGGCGGCGCGCTGGGCATCTCGGCGCTGGCCGGGGCGGGACTCGTCGCGGCCCACCACGTGGATCCGTACCTGTGGAACAACGACGACCAGGGCGTCCTGCGCGATACGACGGGTGCTCTGCTCGTGCTCGACCTCGCCTGCTACTTCCTCCTGGCCGTCGCGGAGGTGGTGTGGCCGCGCCCGCGGTACGACGTCCGGCGCTGGGCCACCGTCTTCCCGATGGGGATGTCGGCGGTGGCGACCCTCGCGGTCGCGGCCGCCCTCGACATCTTCTGGCTCAAGGGGCCGGGACAGGTGCTGCTGTGGATCGCGGTGGCGGCCTGGCTCGCGACGGCCGCGGGCGCCGCTCTCGCCTTCAGGTCCACTGTGCGGGGGTGA
- a CDS encoding PspC domain-containing protein — translation MTDQQHAAAGPDPGTAPGDEPRAHGEAAAARPADAGADPSSGLPRGFRRDRRQKMLGGVCAGLGRQCDMDPVIFRIVLAVLAATGGIGLIFYGFAWLFVPYDDEEENEVRKLLTGRVDGPALTAVLFALVGCGVFLSMLKNGSVLTFAVVLSLLLAGAGYWSRNRGAADPDPLAAQAAADAPPEAKAPPVPDSYPSWWREPIVKDGSHVGGTGYMWGPSETLDRDVAAALNIARGTSRAVPRTERERGQRGPRPIGGRVFLLALLAGGLTTGLKWHDRVLGTSLQAGLAAALIVFGLGIAVSSFRGRTGAGTVFLAVITAGLLAASSALPKDIDTHWVRTEWAPATAADVRTSYDLGTGVGTLDLSRVDLAGGQTVRTNAEVRAGRLKVIVPKDATVRLTVEVGVGDIQLPGDDKKDVDVEPGKHKQVTLSPATGGKDGGTFDLDLQVGVGQAEVARATS, via the coding sequence ATGACAGATCAGCAGCACGCGGCGGCGGGGCCGGATCCCGGCACCGCTCCGGGTGACGAGCCGCGCGCCCACGGGGAAGCGGCCGCGGCACGGCCGGCGGACGCCGGCGCCGACCCGTCCTCCGGGCTGCCGCGCGGGTTCCGGCGCGACCGTCGGCAGAAGATGCTCGGCGGGGTGTGCGCCGGGCTCGGCCGGCAGTGCGACATGGACCCGGTGATCTTCCGCATCGTGCTCGCGGTGCTCGCCGCGACCGGCGGCATCGGCCTCATCTTCTACGGCTTCGCCTGGCTCTTCGTCCCGTACGACGACGAGGAGGAGAACGAGGTCCGCAAGCTGCTCACCGGCCGGGTCGACGGCCCCGCTCTGACCGCCGTGCTCTTCGCGCTGGTCGGCTGCGGAGTGTTCCTGTCCATGCTCAAGAACGGCAGCGTGCTGACGTTCGCGGTCGTCCTGTCCCTGCTGCTGGCGGGCGCGGGCTACTGGTCGCGGAACCGCGGCGCCGCCGACCCGGACCCCCTGGCCGCGCAGGCCGCCGCCGACGCCCCGCCGGAGGCGAAGGCCCCGCCCGTCCCCGACTCCTATCCCTCCTGGTGGCGCGAACCGATCGTCAAGGACGGTTCGCACGTCGGCGGCACCGGCTATATGTGGGGTCCCTCGGAGACCCTGGACCGCGATGTCGCGGCCGCGCTCAACATCGCCCGCGGCACCTCCCGCGCCGTCCCGCGCACGGAACGGGAGCGCGGACAGCGCGGCCCTCGTCCCATAGGCGGCCGTGTCTTCCTGCTCGCCCTCCTGGCGGGCGGCCTGACCACGGGCTTGAAGTGGCACGACCGGGTGCTCGGCACCAGCCTCCAGGCCGGACTTGCCGCCGCGCTCATCGTGTTCGGCCTGGGGATCGCCGTGAGCTCGTTCCGCGGTCGCACGGGCGCGGGAACGGTCTTCCTGGCGGTGATCACGGCCGGGCTCCTCGCGGCCTCCTCGGCCCTGCCGAAGGACATCGACACGCACTGGGTGCGGACGGAATGGGCACCGGCGACCGCGGCCGACGTCCGGACGAGCTACGACCTGGGCACGGGCGTGGGCACCCTCGACCTCAGCCGGGTCGACCTCGCCGGGGGACAGACGGTGCGGACGAACGCCGAGGTGCGCGCGGGCCGGCTGAAGGTGATCGTCCCCAAGGACGCGACCGTGCGGCTGACCGTCGAGGTGGGCGTCGGAGACATCCAGCTGCCGGGTGACGACAAGAAGGACGTGGACGTGGAACCGGGCAAGCACAAGCAGGTGACCCTGTCGCCGGCGACAGGCGGCAAGGACGGCGGCACCTTCGACCTCGACCTCCAGGTCGGAGTCGGCCAGGCGGAGGTGGCCCGTGCCACGTCATGA
- the guaA gene encoding glutamine-hydrolyzing GMP synthase codes for MPEASPAAPDTVLVVDFGAQYAQLIARRVREARVYSEIVPSTMPVQEMLAKNPAAIILSGGPSSVYAEGAPRLDRALFEAGVPVFGMCYGFQLMATTLGGTVDNSGAREYGRTPLHVSKSGSTLFEGTPDEQPVWMSHGDACSAAPEGFTVTASTDVVPVAAFENDEKKLYGVQYHPEVMHSTHGQQVLEHFLYRGAGITPTWTTGNVIDEQVALIREQVGTKRAICGLSGGVDSAVAAALVQKAIGSQLTCVYVDHGLMRQGETEQVEKDFVAATGVQLKVVDAEERFLTALKGVSDPEEKRKIIGREFIRVFEQAQAEIIAEAAEGEDVAFLVQGTLYPDVVESGGGTGTANIKSHHNVGGLPEDLEFQLVEPLRQLFKDEVRMVGQELGLPDEIVQRQPFPGPGLGIRIVGEVTKERLDLLRAADAIAREELTAAGLDREIWQCPVVLLADVRSVGVQGDGRTYGHPIVLRPVSSEDAMTADWSRLPYDVLAKISTRITNEVADVNRVVLDVTSKPPGTIEWE; via the coding sequence GTGCCAGAAGCGTCCCCCGCCGCCCCCGACACCGTCCTGGTCGTCGACTTCGGTGCGCAGTACGCCCAGCTCATCGCCCGTCGCGTCCGTGAGGCCCGGGTCTACAGCGAGATCGTGCCGAGCACCATGCCGGTCCAGGAGATGCTCGCCAAGAACCCGGCCGCGATCATCCTCTCCGGCGGTCCCTCGTCGGTGTACGCGGAGGGCGCCCCGCGCCTGGACCGCGCGCTCTTCGAGGCGGGCGTCCCCGTCTTCGGCATGTGCTACGGCTTCCAGCTGATGGCGACGACCCTCGGTGGCACGGTCGACAACTCCGGAGCCCGCGAGTACGGCCGTACGCCGCTGCACGTCTCGAAGTCCGGCTCCACCCTGTTCGAGGGCACCCCGGACGAGCAGCCGGTGTGGATGTCGCACGGCGACGCCTGCTCCGCCGCCCCCGAGGGCTTCACCGTCACGGCCTCCACGGACGTCGTCCCGGTCGCCGCCTTCGAGAACGACGAGAAGAAGCTCTACGGCGTCCAGTACCACCCCGAGGTCATGCACTCCACGCACGGCCAGCAGGTGCTGGAGCACTTCCTGTACCGCGGCGCGGGCATCACCCCGACCTGGACCACCGGCAACGTCATCGACGAGCAGGTCGCCCTCATCCGCGAGCAGGTCGGCACCAAGCGCGCCATCTGCGGTCTGTCCGGCGGAGTGGACTCCGCGGTCGCCGCGGCCCTCGTCCAGAAGGCCATCGGCTCCCAGCTCACCTGTGTGTACGTCGACCACGGTCTGATGCGCCAGGGCGAGACCGAGCAGGTCGAGAAGGACTTCGTCGCCGCGACCGGCGTCCAGCTCAAGGTCGTGGACGCGGAGGAGCGCTTCCTCACCGCGCTCAAGGGTGTCTCGGACCCCGAGGAGAAGCGGAAGATCATCGGGCGCGAGTTCATCCGCGTCTTCGAGCAGGCCCAGGCGGAGATCATCGCCGAGGCCGCCGAGGGCGAGGACGTCGCGTTCCTGGTCCAGGGCACGCTCTACCCGGACGTCGTCGAGTCCGGCGGCGGCACCGGCACCGCCAACATCAAGTCCCACCACAACGTGGGCGGTCTCCCCGAGGACCTGGAGTTCCAGCTCGTCGAGCCGCTGCGCCAGCTGTTCAAGGACGAGGTCCGGATGGTCGGACAGGAACTCGGCCTGCCCGACGAGATCGTCCAGCGCCAGCCGTTCCCCGGCCCCGGCCTCGGCATCCGGATCGTCGGCGAGGTGACCAAGGAGCGTCTCGACCTGCTCCGCGCCGCCGACGCCATCGCCCGCGAGGAGCTGACCGCCGCCGGTCTCGACCGGGAGATCTGGCAGTGCCCGGTCGTCCTGCTCGCCGACGTGCGCAGCGTGGGCGTCCAGGGCGACGGCCGCACGTACGGCCACCCGATCGTCCTCCGTCCGGTGTCCAGCGAGGACGCCATGACGGCCGACTGGTCGCGGCTGCCGTACGACGTCCTGGCGAAGATCTCGACCCGGATCACGAACGAGGTCGCGGACGTCAACCGCGTCGTGCTCGACGTGACGAGCAAGCCCCCGGGCACCATCGAGTGGGAGTAG